One region of Pseudomonadota bacterium genomic DNA includes:
- a CDS encoding response regulator, with the protein MEDMYNTKKQLIDELQRLRQRNIELEKLEIEHKQLEDLVIRAKQEWEYTFDSVPDLIALIDGQHRIMRVNKAMADKLDLSPKEMVGMPCYKSVHDMETPPVFCPHTLLLEDGQIHNAELQVEAFGGFFSVTVSPLYDEKGNLIASVHVARDITELKMAEDALKDSENYLKSILNSVQTGVMLIDVDEHKIVYANPAAITMIGTNEKNVIGKTCHTFICPAEKGKCPISDLKQTVDNSDRILINANSERIPIIKTVVPIKISGHAYYLESFVDITERKGAEERIQEQVHFLQVLIDSIPAPVFYKDLHGLYVGCNRGFESHLGLLKEQIIGKSVYDVMTKEVAEQIDKMDMALYREPGIQRYETTVAHPDGSNHDVVFSKATYIDRKGSITGLVGVILDITDLKKTEIALRKAKEEAEVANRAKSEFLASMSHEIRTPMNAIIGMAELLMDTPLTSEQEKYVQVSRGAGENLLGLINDILDLSKVEAGQINLEHISFDLMDVIERTYDILALRANEKALELTCHVSPDIPAYLIGDPTRLRQVLVNLIGNAIKFTEKGEVVVEVSKQGSEKEVQGLSDSKSKILNSKSEIVTLLFSVRDTGIGIPDEKINMIFEKFTQADASTTRRYGGTGLGLTISKRIIHLMEGEIRAESKVNVGTTMFFTACFNIQEGLKEEKTLPYNVNLKDVKVLVIDDNATNRMILREMLSSFGAQVTEAENGKTGLEILEHSVVGKELIGLVFLDYHMPDMDGFEVAERIKKNEQLKHVSVIILTSGFSKSDKEMAHQFNITSILFKPIKRAELREAINIAMHYIPHKDDGAQAHVVQPSPGEKEVLHVLIVDDNEDNRLLFWSYFKNTLHKTDLAENGLVALKKFTEGQGKYDLVLMDMQMPIMDGYTATSQIRAWEKKNGLEPTPIIALTAYAMKEDIQKSLGVGCNGHITKPVKKTQFLEAVAAYAKRK; encoded by the coding sequence ATGGAAGATATGTATAATACAAAAAAACAACTTATTGATGAGCTTCAACGATTGCGTCAACGGAATATTGAACTGGAAAAGCTGGAGATCGAGCACAAACAACTGGAAGACCTTGTTATTCGTGCCAAACAGGAATGGGAATATACATTCGATTCCGTGCCCGATCTGATTGCACTCATTGACGGTCAACACCGTATTATGCGGGTAAATAAAGCAATGGCAGATAAGTTGGATCTTTCACCAAAGGAAATGGTCGGGATGCCATGCTATAAATCGGTTCATGATATGGAAACCCCGCCTGTTTTCTGCCCCCATACCCTCTTATTGGAGGATGGACAAATCCATAACGCAGAACTTCAAGTAGAGGCTTTCGGAGGTTTTTTCTCAGTAACTGTCTCTCCGCTATATGATGAAAAAGGTAATCTGATTGCCTCTGTTCATGTTGCCCGCGACATCACCGAACTTAAGATGGCAGAGGATGCGCTTAAAGACAGCGAGAACTACTTAAAATCCATATTAAACTCTGTGCAAACAGGGGTCATGCTCATCGATGTCGATGAACATAAGATCGTTTACGCAAATCCTGCGGCTATCACAATGATTGGAACCAATGAAAAAAACGTCATCGGCAAGACATGTCACACCTTCATATGCCCGGCAGAAAAAGGGAAATGTCCGATTTCCGACCTCAAACAGACTGTCGATAATTCAGATAGAATTCTCATAAATGCTAATAGCGAGAGAATACCAATTATTAAAACAGTTGTTCCCATAAAAATAAGCGGTCATGCATACTACCTGGAGAGTTTTGTCGACATTACCGAACGTAAGGGAGCAGAAGAAAGAATTCAGGAACAAGTGCATTTCTTGCAGGTGTTAATTGATTCAATTCCCGCACCGGTATTCTACAAGGACTTACACGGTTTATACGTGGGCTGCAATCGAGGTTTCGAGTCTCATCTTGGTCTGCTTAAAGAACAAATTATCGGCAAATCTGTTTATGACGTAATGACAAAGGAAGTGGCTGAACAGATTGATAAAATGGACATGGCCCTTTATAGGGAGCCGGGGATACAACGGTATGAAACAACTGTTGCTCATCCCGACGGTTCAAACCATGACGTAGTATTCAGTAAAGCTACCTATATAGACAGGAAAGGAAGCATTACCGGACTGGTCGGGGTAATCCTTGACATTACTGATCTTAAAAAAACTGAGATTGCTTTGCGGAAAGCAAAGGAAGAAGCAGAAGTTGCAAACCGTGCAAAAAGTGAATTTCTTGCAAGCATGAGCCATGAAATCAGAACTCCAATGAATGCCATAATAGGCATGGCTGAACTTCTCATGGATACGCCACTCACCTCTGAGCAGGAAAAGTATGTCCAGGTTTCCCGGGGCGCAGGGGAAAACCTTCTTGGACTCATAAATGATATCCTCGATCTTTCTAAAGTGGAGGCCGGCCAAATAAACCTGGAACATATAAGCTTTGATCTCATGGATGTCATTGAAAGGACCTACGATATTCTGGCGCTCCGGGCTAATGAAAAAGCCCTGGAGCTGACCTGCCATGTATCCCCGGATATTCCCGCTTACTTGATTGGAGATCCGACACGATTGCGACAGGTTCTGGTTAATTTAATCGGAAACGCAATAAAATTTACAGAAAAAGGTGAAGTTGTTGTCGAAGTAAGCAAACAAGGTTCAGAAAAAGAGGTTCAAGGTCTTTCAGATTCTAAATCCAAAATTCTAAATTCTAAATCAGAAATAGTTACCCTTCTGTTTTCTGTTCGCGATACGGGTATCGGCATTCCGGATGAAAAAATTAATATGATCTTTGAAAAATTTACTCAGGCAGATGCTTCAACTACAAGGAGATATGGCGGAACAGGCCTTGGATTGACCATTTCAAAAAGGATTATCCATCTCATGGAAGGTGAAATCCGGGCTGAAAGCAAAGTCAATGTTGGAACCACTATGTTCTTCACAGCATGTTTTAATATTCAGGAGGGCTTGAAAGAAGAGAAGACCTTGCCTTATAATGTGAATTTAAAAGATGTTAAAGTTCTCGTCATTGATGATAACGCTACAAACAGAATGATTTTGAGAGAGATGCTAAGCAGCTTCGGCGCTCAGGTAACAGAGGCGGAAAACGGCAAGACCGGTCTTGAAATACTGGAGCACAGCGTTGTTGGAAAAGAATTGATAGGGCTTGTTTTTCTTGATTATCATATGCCTGATATGGATGGTTTTGAAGTAGCAGAACGTATTAAAAAAAATGAACAGCTCAAACATGTCTCTGTAATTATTCTTACTTCAGGATTTTCTAAGAGCGATAAGGAAATGGCCCATCAGTTTAACATCACGTCAATACTATTTAAGCCGATCAAACGTGCTGAACTAAGAGAGGCAATCAATATTGCAATGCATTATATCCCTCATAAAGATGATGGAGCTCAAGCCCACGTTGTTCAACCATCTCCCGGTGAAAAAGAGGTTTTACATGTACTGATTGTTGATGATAATGAGGATAACCGATTGCTCTTCTGGTCATACTTTAAAAATACGCTTCATAAAACAGATTTGGCAGAAAACGGCCTGGTGGCTTTAAAAAAATTTACAGAAGGTCAGGGAAAATATGATCTGGTTCTGATGGACATGCAAATGCCGATAATGGACGGTTACACAGCTACTTCACAAATAAGGGCATGGGAAAAGAAAAACGGGCTTGAACCAACGCCGATCATTGCCCTTACAGCATATGCCATGAAAGAAGATATTCAGAAAAGTCTTGGGGTCGGATGCAACGGTCATATAACAAAACCGGTAAAAAAGACACAGTTTCTTGAAGCTGTTGCCGCTTATGCTAAGAGAAAATAA
- a CDS encoding GGDEF domain-containing protein: protein MIDREKGWQDKATNLQKDMSYLLTHDSITGLPNRALFYDRLDMAIIQAQRNKERFAVMIVDLDDFKKIIHTNGHLVGESLLKETGVRLTKCIRKVDTVAYLGGDEFAIILPAVMRKDNTIKVARSIIKSFQYPFDINESLFYLTGSIGISIFPEHGNLAEELLKNADIALYYAKDKGKNNFQFYSYALKAL from the coding sequence ATGATTGACAGAGAAAAAGGTTGGCAAGACAAAGCAACAAATCTACAAAAGGACATGTCATATTTATTGACCCATGATTCCATTACAGGGCTTCCGAATCGGGCACTTTTTTATGACCGCCTCGACATGGCTATCATTCAAGCACAGCGCAATAAGGAAAGGTTTGCTGTTATGATAGTTGATCTTGATGATTTTAAAAAGATTATTCATACCAACGGCCATCTCGTTGGCGAAAGCCTGTTGAAAGAGACAGGCGTACGACTCACAAAATGCATCAGAAAAGTGGACACCGTGGCTTATCTCGGAGGAGATGAGTTTGCAATAATCCTGCCGGCAGTTATGCGAAAAGACAACACCATCAAGGTTGCAAGAAGCATAATTAAATCCTTTCAGTACCCCTTCGATATTAATGAAAGCTTATTTTACCTCACCGGAAGCATCGGCATCTCCATTTTTCCGGAGCATGGAAACCTGGCAGAGGAGTTGTTGAAGAACGCAGATATTGCATTGTATTATGCCAAAGACAAAGGGAAGAATAATTTTCAATTCTATTCGTACGCATTGAAGGCGCTTTAG